The following are encoded in a window of Halorarum salinum genomic DNA:
- a CDS encoding DUF1611 domain-containing protein, producing the protein MDLRGAFDPPTPAVVLAEGAFGETAGKTANGVVMHSELFDVGAVVDSEQAGRSAADVLGRADVADVPVVDSMADALERAPEAEALVIGVAPAGGALPEEWVDDIREAMRAGCDVVSGLHVFLSEREDWVELAEECGVRLFDVRKPPAEDDLRVADGRVDEVNADVVLTVGTDCAVGKRTTTFELYRAAKREGFDAGWVATGQTGIMVGAHRGTVVDRVPADFAAGVVEDDVAAVGADHDLVFVEGQGALTHRAYSSVTLALLHGAWPDAVVLVDDPDRDSRTHFEQFPIRGVGTERDLVERLSEARVAALSTWGDPATESDRHDLPTANVYYEDGPAELLAAVREAL; encoded by the coding sequence ATGGACCTACGGGGCGCGTTCGACCCGCCGACGCCGGCCGTCGTCCTCGCGGAGGGCGCGTTCGGCGAGACGGCGGGCAAGACGGCCAACGGCGTCGTGATGCACAGCGAACTGTTCGACGTGGGGGCCGTCGTCGACTCCGAGCAAGCCGGTCGATCGGCCGCGGACGTGCTCGGCCGGGCCGACGTGGCCGACGTGCCGGTCGTCGATTCGATGGCGGACGCCCTCGAGCGGGCCCCCGAGGCGGAGGCGCTCGTGATCGGCGTCGCGCCCGCCGGCGGCGCGCTCCCCGAGGAGTGGGTCGACGACATCCGGGAGGCGATGCGCGCGGGCTGTGACGTCGTCTCCGGGCTCCACGTCTTCCTGAGCGAGCGCGAGGACTGGGTCGAACTGGCCGAAGAGTGCGGAGTCCGGCTGTTCGACGTGCGCAAACCCCCGGCCGAGGACGACCTCAGGGTCGCGGACGGTCGGGTCGACGAGGTCAACGCCGACGTGGTGCTCACGGTCGGTACCGACTGCGCGGTCGGCAAGCGCACGACGACGTTCGAACTGTACCGGGCCGCCAAGCGAGAGGGGTTCGACGCGGGGTGGGTCGCGACCGGCCAGACCGGCATCATGGTCGGCGCCCACCGGGGGACCGTCGTCGACCGCGTCCCCGCCGACTTCGCGGCCGGCGTCGTCGAGGACGACGTCGCCGCGGTCGGTGCCGACCACGACCTCGTCTTCGTCGAGGGGCAGGGGGCGCTCACCCACCGGGCCTACTCGAGCGTAACACTCGCGCTGCTGCACGGCGCCTGGCCGGACGCAGTGGTTCTCGTCGACGACCCCGACCGGGACAGTCGTACCCACTTCGAACAGTTCCCCATCCGGGGCGTCGGGACGGAGCGCGACCTCGTCGAGCGACTCTCCGAGGCCCGCGTCGCCGCGCTCTCGACCTGGGGCGACCCGGCGACGGAGAGCGACCGACACGACCTCCCGACGGCGAACGTCTACTACGAGGACGGGCCGGCCGAGTTGCTGGCGGCGGTCAGGGAGGCGCTGTGA
- a CDS encoding dipeptide epimerase: protein MDEPFEIALGTQHRARNVIVRVETEAGTVGWGEGSPIPPVTGETQEAALASARAAAELLEGESVAEYHRLVDAVRSTVPGMVSASFAVETALLDAYCRARDVPMSELFGGPPEPVETDLTIPIVPPEAAGEAAAEATEAGFTHLKVKTGGAVDADVERVAAVAEAAPEAELKVDANQGWTVAESVRFARAVRDRDVDLALLEQPVRADDVAGLARVRDAVAVPVAADEAVFTPGDALSVVHADAADVINVKLGKSGPLAAAEIVAIAEAANLELMVGCMLESAVGIHASAHLVAGSGAFSYVDLDGNLLLAEDVVDVEYGPIVEIDGPGHGVVPRT from the coding sequence ATGGACGAGCCGTTCGAGATCGCGCTCGGCACCCAGCACCGCGCGCGAAACGTCATCGTTCGCGTGGAGACCGAAGCGGGAACGGTCGGCTGGGGCGAGGGATCGCCCATCCCACCCGTGACGGGTGAGACGCAGGAGGCGGCGCTGGCGTCGGCCCGTGCGGCCGCGGAACTTCTCGAAGGGGAATCGGTGGCCGAGTACCACCGACTCGTGGACGCGGTGCGCTCGACTGTCCCGGGGATGGTCTCGGCCTCGTTCGCCGTTGAGACCGCGCTGCTCGACGCCTACTGCCGGGCGAGGGACGTCCCGATGTCGGAACTGTTCGGCGGGCCCCCTGAGCCGGTCGAAACCGACCTCACTATCCCTATCGTCCCCCCGGAGGCAGCAGGTGAAGCGGCCGCCGAAGCCACAGAGGCCGGGTTCACCCACCTGAAGGTGAAGACGGGCGGGGCGGTGGACGCCGACGTGGAGCGGGTCGCCGCCGTGGCCGAGGCGGCGCCGGAGGCCGAACTGAAGGTGGACGCCAACCAGGGGTGGACGGTCGCTGAATCGGTCCGGTTCGCCCGCGCGGTCCGCGATCGGGACGTCGACCTCGCGCTCCTCGAACAGCCGGTGCGGGCTGACGACGTAGCCGGACTCGCGCGGGTCCGCGACGCTGTCGCCGTCCCGGTCGCGGCCGACGAGGCGGTATTCACCCCGGGGGACGCGCTGTCGGTCGTGCATGCGGACGCCGCGGACGTGATCAACGTCAAACTCGGCAAGTCCGGCCCCCTCGCTGCCGCCGAGATCGTCGCCATCGCGGAGGCCGCCAACCTGGAGCTAATGGTCGGCTGCATGCTCGAGTCGGCCGTGGGTATTCACGCGAGCGCACACCTCGTCGCCGGGTCGGGCGCGTTCTCGTACGTCGACCTCGACGGGAACTTGCTGCTCGCCGAGGACGTCGTCGACGTGGAATACGGGCCAATCGTGGAGATCGACGGGCCCGGTCATGGCGTCGTTCCGAGAACGTAG
- a CDS encoding aspartate aminotransferase family protein encodes MTGPPIHDVHFAQEPRMTTDVPGPESRKLLERQREIDSSAVAYPRSVPIALDEARGATVKDIDGNVYLDFFAGIGVLNVGHSNPYVVEGVNEQTERLVHTIDFPTETRLELIEKLNEIAPGDLTDNNRVIFGGPCGSDAIEGSIKLAKYNTGGHGLISFKGAYHGSTSGALSLTSGRKYKKDYTPLLADVVHVPYPYPLRSEDSEATSRRVLEEVRKTLEDPYGGMTNPAGIWVEPIQGEGGVVVPPEGFLPGLKELAEANDVPLVVDEIQSGFGRTGKWFASEWSDVTPDAMPMAKGLGGAGLPLGALMYDEDLDTWGPGGHIGTFRGNVPAMRGGIRAIEYIQSHDLLSHATDLGEHIRGRLREAAEDSPFVAEVRGRGLFIGVEFVDGNGALDSDAVEWIQQYCYDRGVLVWNAGREKNVLRLLPPLVMTEEQADNGLDVITDGISQHAAEASQ; translated from the coding sequence ATGACGGGCCCACCGATCCACGACGTTCACTTCGCCCAGGAACCACGGATGACGACCGACGTCCCCGGTCCGGAGTCCCGGAAACTCCTCGAGCGGCAGCGGGAGATCGACAGCAGCGCGGTCGCGTACCCCCGGTCTGTCCCCATCGCGCTCGACGAGGCGAGGGGCGCGACGGTGAAGGACATCGACGGGAACGTCTACCTCGACTTCTTCGCGGGCATCGGCGTGCTCAACGTCGGCCACTCGAACCCGTACGTCGTCGAGGGGGTCAACGAACAGACCGAGCGGCTGGTCCACACGATCGACTTCCCGACCGAGACACGCCTCGAACTCATCGAGAAGCTGAACGAGATCGCGCCGGGCGACCTGACGGACAACAACCGGGTCATCTTCGGCGGGCCGTGCGGGAGCGACGCCATCGAAGGCTCGATCAAGCTCGCGAAGTACAACACCGGCGGCCACGGCCTCATCTCGTTCAAAGGTGCCTACCACGGGTCGACGTCGGGCGCGCTTTCGCTGACGAGCGGCCGCAAGTACAAGAAGGACTACACCCCGCTGCTCGCGGACGTCGTCCACGTTCCCTACCCGTATCCGCTCCGGAGCGAGGACTCCGAGGCGACGTCCCGGCGCGTACTCGAGGAGGTTCGAAAGACACTCGAGGACCCGTACGGTGGGATGACCAACCCGGCTGGGATCTGGGTCGAGCCGATCCAGGGGGAGGGCGGGGTCGTCGTCCCCCCGGAGGGGTTCCTCCCCGGACTGAAGGAGCTCGCCGAGGCGAACGACGTCCCGCTCGTCGTCGACGAGATCCAGTCGGGGTTCGGGCGGACCGGGAAGTGGTTCGCCTCCGAGTGGTCCGACGTGACCCCCGACGCCATGCCGATGGCGAAGGGGCTGGGCGGTGCCGGGTTGCCGCTCGGGGCGCTCATGTACGACGAGGACCTCGACACCTGGGGGCCGGGCGGTCACATCGGGACGTTCCGCGGGAACGTCCCGGCCATGCGCGGCGGCATCCGGGCCATCGAGTACATCCAGTCGCACGACCTGCTCTCGCACGCGACCGACCTTGGCGAACACATCCGCGGGCGGCTTCGTGAGGCCGCCGAAGATTCCCCGTTCGTGGCCGAGGTGCGCGGACGGGGGCTGTTCATCGGCGTCGAGTTCGTCGACGGGAACGGTGCGCTGGACTCAGATGCAGTCGAGTGGATCCAGCAGTACTGTTACGACCGGGGCGTGCTCGTCTGGAACGCCGGCCGGGAGAAGAACGTGCTCAGGCTGCTGCCGCCGCTCGTGATGACCGAGGAGCAGGCCGACAACGGGCTCGACGTCATCACCGACGGCATCAGCCAGCACGCGGCCGAGGCTTCCCAGTAG